The segment AATCCTGAAAGATTCGTAAACTTCTTGAATGCCTTCTCTAACATACGAGAAATTTGTTCTAAGTTGGGCCTTAATGCTAAGTCATAAGCAATAATCTCATTCGTATTCATATCTAAAATAGGCGACAAATAGCATTTTCCCCACGAGAAATTAAATTGAGACACATCTGTAGTCCATTTTTGTAATGGTGCAGTTGTACTAAAATCTCTATTGACGATATTTTCTGCTACTTTACCGACTTTCCCTTTGTAAGAGTGATACTTTTCCTTCGGTCGCTTTCCTGCGAGTCCCATGCTATGCATAAGTCTTTGCACTCGTTTATGATTAACTACAAAACCTCGATTAAGAAGTTCTTGGTATACACGGCGTACACCATACCGACCTTTATGTTCTGTAAAAATCTTTTGAATTTCATCTTTTAGCTCTGTATTCCTTTTATCTACAAGATCTACTTTAGTAAGTTCAAAATAATAGGTAGATTTGGACATTGGCATAGCTTTCAAAAGATACTTTAGTTGATAGCCTTGTTGGCGGAGCATTTTGATGATCGCTGCTTTTTCGCCTTGAGTCGCGCAGCCTCTTTTTCTTCTCTCAAGGCAATCTCTTTTTTTATGACTTCATTTTCAGCTTTAATATAAGCATTTTCAGCTCGTAAGCGAATGAGTTCCTCATATTCACTCTCTTTGAGTTCTCGAGGTGAGATAGTCTTAGGTACTTTCATTTTGCAATCCTTTGGTGGTCGTCCTTTAGGTTTATTAATAAGACCATTGTATCCCAAAGTTTTGTATTTATGAACCCATTGATACAGTTGTCCAGAATTAATACCCGCTATAATAGCTACTGATCTTAAACCTTGACCTGAAAGAACTTGGCATACTAACTCAAATTTTTCTTTTGGAGACCAATACTTATTAGTCCCTCGACATTTATTAATGTCTGAACCATGAAGTCGTTCTAATTTAACCCAATCTCTTATTAGTTTATGAAATGTATCTGTCCTCACACCGTTAGGCGTCTTGGGCCATTCACCTTGATAGAATAATTCAATTGCTTTTCTTTTAAATTCATAACTATATCTCATGAAAATACCCCCTTTACTGGTTGTCCAGTAAAGGGGGTACATATCAAACTTTTTTTAGAGTATCGCTTTTATTTTATTCTTTAGTATCAATCACGTTTATTCTTCAGTATCGAATGTAACGTCCAATGGTTGGCGTTCCACAATATTGCGGTAACGAACCTTTGGATAGCCCATCAAGATACCACCAGCAATGATTTTATCCTCAGGTACACCTAATAGGTCCAATAATGGTTTATATTCTGCTTCTCCAGCATGTTCAAAGAAGCCTGCCCAACAAGTGCCTAAACCTAATGCTGGTGCATACAACTCTGCATAAGACAAGCAAGAATGACCACTATCGTGAGTACGATGAATATCCTTTTTAGAACCGATAGCCACTACTAACGCAGGCGCATCGCGCAAGATATATTCCTTACCTTTATCCACTTCAGCTTGTGCTGCACGAGCATAAAGACGCATAATGGGCACAGTTTTTGCAGCTAAATGCATCCACTCAAGAACGAGATCTGCAATGCGGCGCAACTTTTGTTTATCCCGAACAACAATATAGGAAATACCTTGTGTATTTGTCGCTGTTGGAGCCATTCTCGCAACGTTTAATACCTTGCGAATAAGCTCAGCAGGAACTGGTTTATTTTGATAATTACGAATAGAGCGACGGCTGCGTAAGAATAACTCAGCTTGCTCTGGTGTTAATTTTTGTTCTTTTGTGATATCAATTTGCTCTTTACGTGGTGTCATATCACTATCAAGAGCAAGTGTAGGGCATACAGAAATACAATGCCCACAGGAGATACAACCTCCTTTGCCAGTTACAGGCCCATTTTCGGACATCACTAGCAAGCCTGTCGGACAGTCAGCTACGCAAAGGCCGCATCGTGTACAGACTTCTGTATTGACGGTAAATAACATCTGATAAATCCTCCAAAAACTACTATAAAATTTATTATAACACAATTAATCGAGGGTTATCTAGGCGACGTACTCTTTTGAAAATCAACCAACCTATTTTGATGGGGCCCCGTTACATTTCGACAACCTAGTAAAAAAAGTACCAATATACTTGCTTGCTCCGTTCTTCGCAAAGTCGCTGCACAAGTATATTGGTACTTTTTTATTACTATATTTATAAAGACGTCCCATCAAAATAGGTATATCGACCATTAAATACGTAACCCCTAGATAACCTGATTAATTCCTATAATAAACTTTATAACAATGGCGCCACGCCCTCCATTTGGGAGAGACTAGCCTGAGGCTAGTCCACAGGTTAGTTTTAAGCCTAATTTAGTCAAAACTACTTAGCGTTCTTTCTCTCGCTCCACAAAAAGCAGATTGAGTAAATGTCAGATGCAGCTTGTGATGGGGATCATCAATATATAGAAGGAGATTAGTCGCTTGCTATGGGACTAATTCATAGTAGGTGTTATAAAAATAAAACTAGGTATTTCTGCAGCGACTTTACGAAGGACGGAGCAAGGAGATACCTA is part of the Veillonella nakazawae genome and harbors:
- a CDS encoding nitroreductase family protein, with translation MLFTVNTEVCTRCGLCVADCPTGLLVMSENGPVTGKGGCISCGHCISVCPTLALDSDMTPRKEQIDITKEQKLTPEQAELFLRSRRSIRNYQNKPVPAELIRKVLNVARMAPTATNTQGISYIVVRDKQKLRRIADLVLEWMHLAAKTVPIMRLYARAAQAEVDKGKEYILRDAPALVVAIGSKKDIHRTHDSGHSCLSYAELYAPALGLGTCWAGFFEHAGEAEYKPLLDLLGVPEDKIIAGGILMGYPKVRYRNIVERQPLDVTFDTEE
- a CDS encoding IS3 family transposase translates to MIKMLRQQGYQLKYLLKAMPMSKSTYYFELTKVDLVDKRNTELKDEIQKIFTEHKGRYGVRRVYQELLNRGFVVNHKRVQRLMHSMGLAGKRPKEKYHSYKGKVGKVAENIVNRDFSTTAPLQKWTTDVSQFNFSWGKCYLSPILDMNTNEIIAYDLALRPNLEQISRMLEKAFKKFTNLSGLILHSDQGWQYQHKYFRRTLKEHGIIQSMSRKGNCYDNSVMETFFGRLKTEIYYGFETEYSSFNAFAVAIEEYINYYNNRRIQKKTKWMPPVKYREASMCLG
- a CDS encoding helix-turn-helix domain-containing protein, which translates into the protein MRYSYEFKRKAIELFYQGEWPKTPNGVRTDTFHKLIRDWVKLERLHGSDINKCRGTNKYWSPKEKFELVCQVLSGQGLRSVAIIAGINSGQLYQWVHKYKTLGYNGLINKPKGRPPKDCKMKVPKTISPRELKESEYEELIRLRAENAYIKAENEVIKKEIALREEKEAARLKAKKQRSSKCSANKAIN